A single Choristoneura fumiferana chromosome 9, NRCan_CFum_1, whole genome shotgun sequence DNA region contains:
- the Ube2g1 gene encoding ubiquitin-conjugating enzyme E2G 1 isoform X1, with protein sequence MSEPQSSLLLKKQLAELNKNPVEGFSAGLIDDNDIYRWEVLIIGPPDTLYEGGFFKAHLHFPKEYPLRPPRMKFVTEIWHPNIEKNGDVCISILHEPGDDKWGYEKASERWLPVHTVETILISVISMLADPNDESPANVDAAKEWRDRYSDFKKKVARCVRKSQEDCF encoded by the exons ATGTCAGAGCCACAGTCTTCGCTTTTGTTAAAAAAGCAGCTAGCAG AACTGAACAAAAATCCAGTGGAGGGATTTTCTGCTGGATTGATAGACGACAATGACATATACAGATGGGAAGTGCTCATCATCGGTCCTCCAGACACCTTATA CGAGGGTGGTTTCTTCAAAGCACATTTACATTTTCCGAAGGAATATCCTCTGAGGCCACCACGGATGAAATTTGTTACTGAAATTTGGCACCCAAATA TTGAAAAGAATGGTGATGTCTGCATATCAATACTGCATGAGCCAGGCGATGATAAGTGGGGGTATGAGAAGGCATCAGAGCGGTGGCTGCCCGTGCACACAGTGGAGACCATACTCATCAGTGTAATCTCCATGCTGGCTGATCCCAACGATGAGAGCCCTGCTAATGTAGATGCTGCG AAAGAATGGAGAGACCGATATTCGGATTTCAAAAAGAAAGTTGCCAGATGTGTTAGGAAAAGTCAAGAAGATTGCTTTTAG
- the Rad9 gene encoding cell cycle checkpoint control protein Rad9 — protein MKCHVPGPNVKVLGRTVHALARFGDELYVESLADCVLLRTLNAAESAYAVVKFSKNFFSYFNYNYYSTEDNEGLKCKISMKSALHTFKSPTHMDKQVENLEIKLDPESCKLIFQLRCKHGIVKTHFVSILDCKAMQAVYTKDLVPNRITSPHKILSEALSNFQSSDDQVTVEVSSQNMLLRNYIDTLADLSKVIRTQVTLKPAEFDGYTIGADTMITFTLKEFKALLAFAEALSLPIQIHFETTGRPVVFIVHNGSTFEAHFVLATSKADNASQITTQNTTHNERTKRKDVSSSNHSARKKPNLNTDISKCLEEDSHLFNFIHIPEEHPVAVSTDGNVGNNNPQIENNMDCDVILPSPTAKALIRRVFKRCFEQTIDLTNIQGTVLAEDSDPDT, from the exons CATGTGCCGGGACCTAATGTTAAAG TTTTAGGACGGACTGTTCACGCCTTAGCAAGATTTGGAGATGAGTTGTACGTAGAATCTCTTGCGGACTGTGTACTTTTAAGGACTTTAAACGCAGCAGAGTCTGCATATGCTGTAGTAAAGTTTAGCAAAAATTTCTTTTCATACTTTAACTACAATTACTACTCCACTGAAGACAATGAAGGGCTGAAATGTAAAATATCAATGAAGTCTGCGTTGCACACATTTAAATCTCCCACACATATGGACAAACAAGTGGAGAATTTAGAGATCAAACTTGACCCAGAGTCCTGTAAACTCATATTCCAATTGAGGTGTAAACATGGGATTGTTAAGACACATTTTGTGTCCATACTGGACTGCAAAGCCATGCAAGCTGTGTACACTAAGGATTTAGTGCCAAACAG AATCACATCACCTCACAAGATTCTTTCTGAAGCATTAAGCAACTTCCAGAGTTCAGACGACCAGGTCACAGTAGAAGTCTCTTCCCAGAATATGCTTCTCCGCAATTACATTGATACCCTTGCTGACCTCTCAAAAGTAATCCGAACACAAGTGACGTTAAAACCTGCAGAGTTTGATGGTTACACCATAGGAGCAGACACAATGATCACATTCACTTTAAAAGAGTTCAAAGCCCTATTAGCATTTGCTGAAGCATTAAGCTTACCTATCcaaatacattttgaaacaaCAGGAAGACCAGTAGTGTTCATAGTACACAATGGATCAACATTTGAAGCCCATTTTGTTCTGGCTACCTCCAAAGCAGACAATGCATCCCAAATTACCACTCAGAACACAACACACAATGAGAGAACTAAAAGAAAAGATGTTAGCTCCAGTAATCATTCAGCCAGGAAGAAGCCCAATTTGAATACTGATATATCCAAGTGCCTTGAAGAGGATTCACatctttttaatttcatacataTTCCTGAAGAACATCCTGTAGCTGTAAGTACTGATGGCAATGTGGGGAATAATAATCCCCAAATAGAGAACAATATGGATTGTGATGTAATACTGCCATCACCCACAGCTAAAGCACTTATCAGAAGAGTTTTTAAAAGATGTTTTGAGCAAACTATTGACCTAACAAATATTCAAGGCACTGTGCTGGCCGAGGACTCCGATCCTGACACCTGA
- the Ube2g1 gene encoding ubiquitin-conjugating enzyme E2G 1 isoform X2, with the protein MSEPQSSLLLKKQLAELNKNPVEGFSAGLIDDNDIYRWEVLIIGPPDTLYEGGFFKAHLHFPKEYPLRPPRMKFVTEIWHPNIEKNGDVCISILHEPGDDKWGYEKASERWLPVHTVETILISVISMLADPNDESPANVDAAKEWRESYSEFKRKVAQCVRKSQEDCS; encoded by the exons ATGTCAGAGCCACAGTCTTCGCTTTTGTTAAAAAAGCAGCTAGCAG AACTGAACAAAAATCCAGTGGAGGGATTTTCTGCTGGATTGATAGACGACAATGACATATACAGATGGGAAGTGCTCATCATCGGTCCTCCAGACACCTTATA CGAGGGTGGTTTCTTCAAAGCACATTTACATTTTCCGAAGGAATATCCTCTGAGGCCACCACGGATGAAATTTGTTACTGAAATTTGGCACCCAAATA TTGAAAAGAATGGTGATGTCTGCATATCAATACTGCATGAGCCAGGCGATGATAAGTGGGGGTATGAGAAGGCATCAGAGCGGTGGCTGCCCGTGCACACAGTGGAGACCATACTCATCAGTGTAATCTCCATGCTGGCTGATCCCAACGATGAGAGCCCTGCTAATGTAGATGCTGCG aaagaatgGAGAGAATCATATTCGGAGTTTAAAAGAAAAGTAGCACAGTGTGTCAGAAAGAGCCAAGAGGATTGTTCCTAA